The Stenotrophomonas sp. ASS1 genome segment CAGATCGATCGACTGGTTCTCGATCACCTCCAGCACGCTGTCCAGCGAATCAGCTTCGCTGATCTGCAGATCGGCGACCGCCTCTTCCGCCGCGCGATGCAGTGCCGCGCGGAACAAAGGGTGATCGTCGGCGATGAGCAGGGTGGGCATGTCCGGGCGAGATTATCAAATCGGGTGCGCGTGGGAACAGGTACCTAGGTACGCTGGTGCAGCAGGAAGGGCTTGCTAGTGTGGTGCGGAGAAGGCCGGCGACCGCAACGCCGCCCACGAGGAAATGCCATGTCATCCGCCCCCACTCCCGATGCCCATGCCTATCCACTGCTGATCAAGCAGCTGCTGCTGATGCCGCTGGCGGTGAGCCCTGAACAGGAAATCGTCTACGGCGACCAGGTCCGATTCGACTACCGCACCCTGCAGGCGCGCATCGGCCAGCTGGCCGGCCTGTTGACCTCGCTGGGAGTCGGCCACGGCGACACGGTGGCGGTGATGGACTGGGACAGCAACCGCTACCTGGAGGCCTACTTCGCCGTGCCGATGATCGGTGCGGTGCTGATGATGGTGAACGTGCGCCTGGCCCCAGAGCAGATCGCCTACACGCTGAACCACAGCGGGGCGCGGGTGATCCTGGCCAACCGCGAGTTCCTGCCGCTGCTGGACGCCATCGACGAGCAGCTGCCGGACCTGCGCACGCGCATCCTGCTGGACGATGCAGGCGGTCCGCTGCCGCCAGGCTTCGCCACCGAGTACGAAGCGGGGTTGCGCGATGCCACGCCGATCGTCCGCTTCCCGGACTTCGACGAGAACGCCCGTGCCACGGTGTTCTACACCACCGGAACCACCGGGTTGCCCAAGGGCGTGTATTTCAGCCACCGGCAGCTGGTGTTGCATTCGCTGGCGGCGATGGCCGCGCTTGGCGGTGCACCCCGTCAAGGCCGCCTGCATCGTGACGATGTCTACATGCCCATGACCCCGATGTTCCATGTGCACGCGTGGGGCCTGCCCTACGTGGCAACGGCGATGGGCATCAGGCAGGTCTATCCGGGGCGCTACCTGCCTGCGAAACTGCTGGCTTTGATCGCGCGTGAGAAGGTGACCTTCTCGCACTGCGTGCCAACCATCCTGCACATGCTGCTGGAGCATGCGGACGCGGCGCAGACCGACCTGGAAGGCTGGAAGGTGATCATCGGCGGTGCGGCCCTGCCGCGTGCGCTGGCGCAGCGTGCGCTGGCGCGGGGCATCGACATCTTCGGCGGCTATGGCATGTCCGAGACCTGCCCTCTGCTCACCATCGCCCAGATCGACGTGGACAGCGTGACCGATGCCGATGAGGTGCAGTCGCTGCGCACCAAGGCCGGCATACCGGTACCGCTGGTGGACCTGCGCATCGTCGATCCGGACATGAAGGATGTCGCCCACGATGGCATCGCCACCGGAGAGGTCGTGGTGCGCGCACCCTGGCTCACCCAGGGCTACCTGCACGATCCGGATGCATCTGCAGCACTGTGGGCAGGAGGCTATCTGCATACCGGGGACATCGGCAACATCGATGAAAGCGGCTACCTGAGGGTGACCGACCGGATCAAGGATGTGATCAAGACCGGCGGTGAGTGGATCTCCTCGCTCGCCCTGGAGGACATCATCGCCCTGCATCCGGCGGTCAGCGAAGTCGCGGTGATCGGCATCGCCGACACGAAATGGGGCGAGCGGCCGTTGCCGCTGGTGGTCAGGCAGCCTGGCAGTGAGGTGACCGAAGCGGAGATCATCGAACTGGTCGCTGCGCGAAGCCGCTCGGGGGACATCTCACGGTATGCGATTCCGGAACGGGTCAGTTTCGTGGAATCGATCGAGCGGACCAGCGTGGGCAAGATCAACAAGAAGAAGCTGCGTGGGTTGCATGACCCAGCGACTGGCTCGGGCCGTGGGTGATCTCCGCCCGATTGCCGAGGTCTATGCTCGAAGGACACGATGCAGGGCACGCCAAGGTATGAAGCGGCGCCCCGGGACGATGATCTCCCGGGGCACCACTGCTCTGCAGCAGACCTGGTTCAGTTCTGCCAGGACCGGTCACCCTCAGTCGATGCAGGGTCCCTTCGCAGCGGTCTCCGTGCCGGACACCTTCGCACCGATGCCGGCCGGGCCCTGGCATGCATCAAAGCTGTACTTGATCAGCTTCCACGACCCACTCGACCATCGGTATGTCCACGACTCGGAAGCACCGCTCGGCAAGGTATTGGAGATCGAGATGACCTCGCCCTCCACACCACGTGCAGGCAATGGAACAGGCGAGCCCGCCGCACCGGCCGGCTTCAGGCTGCCAGCAGACTGATAGCTGTGCGAGATGGCCAGTTCGCCCGTCTGCAACGCCGGCGCGTAGGCGGGCGAATTCCGTTTGATCCAATCGACGATGTAGCCGGCTTCCAGCGAATCCGACGCGTACGTGGCCTTCGCAACTACAGTGGCGGTCGCGGTGCCCGCGATCGGTCCTGCATTGACGCTTCCACCGGGGACTCCACTCAGTGCCAGCACCAATGGCAGCGCCGCGCCCAACAGCGAGAACTTCATACCCTGCTCCTTGTGTGTATGCAGCTTTCTCAACGGGCCGTCTATGACCCGCGGGCAGTGTAGGCATTGCGGACAGGCTGGGCATCGGCGCAGTCATGCCCATTTCTCATATCCATCAGGCTTCGAGCGCGAGCTGCCCTGCTGAAGGTCGCAGCGCCGATTGTGTTGAACGCGGCGCTCAGATCCGCGTCGTTGCCATGAACCGTTCGCGGTCCTGCTGCGTACGGCGGCGGATCTCCTCCAGCGCCTGGCTTTCGGTCGCCTGCAGCATGGCTTCGAACAAGCGCTGGAAGTGATGGCGCATCGCATTGCGCGCGGCCACCGGATCGCGCGCACGCAGGGCTTCGAAGATCGCCATGTGCTCGTCGGCACGACTGGCGCCATCATCATGGCAGACCCGTGCATAGACCTCGGTTACCCGCGGCAGTTCGCTGCGCATGCGCCAGATCTGCTGCACGAAGAACTCCACCACCGGGTTGCCGGAAAGCCGTGCGATGGCCAGGTGGAAACGGCGGTCGTACTCGCCGGCTTCCGCGTCGCTCAGGTCGCGACGGCACAGTGCTTCGGCCAACGCCTGCAGCTCGGCAATGCCGGCATCATCCAGATTGCTTGCCGCCAGAGCGGCGGCCTCGGCCTCGAATACCGCGCGGGCAGCGGTGAGGTCGAAGGCGCTGACATCCGGCAGCCCGCCGGGCGCCTGCGTCGGGCGCGGCTTCACATGCACGCCCGAACCGATGCGGATCGCGATCCAGCCCTGTGCTTCCAGTGCGATCTCGGCTTCGCGGATGGTGACCCG includes the following:
- a CDS encoding fatty acid--CoA ligase; this translates as MSSAPTPDAHAYPLLIKQLLLMPLAVSPEQEIVYGDQVRFDYRTLQARIGQLAGLLTSLGVGHGDTVAVMDWDSNRYLEAYFAVPMIGAVLMMVNVRLAPEQIAYTLNHSGARVILANREFLPLLDAIDEQLPDLRTRILLDDAGGPLPPGFATEYEAGLRDATPIVRFPDFDENARATVFYTTGTTGLPKGVYFSHRQLVLHSLAAMAALGGAPRQGRLHRDDVYMPMTPMFHVHAWGLPYVATAMGIRQVYPGRYLPAKLLALIAREKVTFSHCVPTILHMLLEHADAAQTDLEGWKVIIGGAALPRALAQRALARGIDIFGGYGMSETCPLLTIAQIDVDSVTDADEVQSLRTKAGIPVPLVDLRIVDPDMKDVAHDGIATGEVVVRAPWLTQGYLHDPDASAALWAGGYLHTGDIGNIDESGYLRVTDRIKDVIKTGGEWISSLALEDIIALHPAVSEVAVIGIADTKWGERPLPLVVRQPGSEVTEAEIIELVAARSRSGDISRYAIPERVSFVESIERTSVGKINKKKLRGLHDPATGSGRG
- a CDS encoding FadR/GntR family transcriptional regulator; the protein is MSANRLYQTIAAKLRKLIEDGEFPPGSRLPGERELAERFGVSRVTIREAEIALEAQGWIAIRIGSGVHVKPRPTQAPGGLPDVSAFDLTAARAVFEAEAAALAASNLDDAGIAELQALAEALCRRDLSDAEAGEYDRRFHLAIARLSGNPVVEFFVQQIWRMRSELPRVTEVYARVCHDDGASRADEHMAIFEALRARDPVAARNAMRHHFQRLFEAMLQATESQALEEIRRRTQQDRERFMATTRI